A genomic stretch from Candidatus Schekmanbacteria bacterium includes:
- a CDS encoding ABC transporter ATP-binding protein: MNNNIAVEAKGLGIKFTLNHKIKQRSGTVRTLVLNMLRSNDKKEDFWALRDVNLTIKKGEIISIIGKNGAGKSTLLKMIAGTLIPDEGSIRTEGVISALLELGAGFRSELTGRENIFLNGAILGLKLSTIRERFDSIVEFAELQKFLDLQVKNYSSGMRARLGFSIAAHVDADILIIDEVLAVGDAAFREKCKIKISEFISMGKTIVIVSHDMSMVTKFSTSALWIENGFIKASGDANKIIEEYLRCTV, encoded by the coding sequence ATGAACAATAATATTGCTGTAGAAGCAAAGGGATTGGGGATTAAGTTCACTCTAAACCACAAGATAAAACAAAGATCAGGTACTGTACGAACCTTAGTTCTCAATATGCTGAGGTCAAATGATAAAAAAGAAGATTTCTGGGCCCTTCGCGATGTAAACCTTACTATTAAAAAGGGAGAGATAATTTCCATCATTGGGAAGAATGGTGCAGGTAAAAGTACTCTGCTTAAGATGATTGCAGGAACTCTTATCCCTGATGAGGGGAGCATAAGAACTGAAGGTGTCATATCAGCGCTTTTAGAACTTGGTGCAGGATTCAGGTCGGAGCTTACCGGCAGGGAGAACATATTTCTTAACGGTGCAATTCTTGGGCTCAAGCTTTCAACAATCAGGGAGCGATTTGACAGTATTGTAGAATTCGCAGAGCTTCAGAAATTCCTGGATTTGCAGGTAAAAAACTATTCATCCGGGATGCGCGCAAGGCTTGGATTTTCCATAGCTGCCCATGTTGACGCGGATATACTCATTATTGATGAAGTTCTTGCAGTGGGTGATGCTGCGTTCCGCGAGAAATGCAAGATCAAGATAAGTGAATTCATATCGATGGGAAAAACAATAGTAATCGTAAGCCATGATATGTCCATGGTCACAAAATTTTCTACAAGCGCTTTGTGGATAGAGAATGGATTTATTAAGGCATCCGGAGATGCCAACAAAATAATTGAAGAATATTTAAGATGCACGGTTTAA
- a CDS encoding CDP-alcohol phosphatidyltransferase family protein, giving the protein MTSNTKQKYTYKDIKATYKTADAVWTVFAVDPLVTPIIYLVSNFTKLSPTFFTFLGLFLSAISSSCFIQGTKPYLIAGAILFELAFWSDCIDGKLARLTGNSSAGGAFFELLFDQFRLLLIVLGIAYGQFRITGDYVIIIMSLVYIIFHFFWMSLWYIYTKANKIRLLKYNPSYTEDPTLSFKKKLIMKNIKPKGLRNIIGFYALKHRVLSRYSSVEIDTIVFIFAPIFLEPKTGFIIGIILWTALTIFKVLDFSLTINKPPKFMDESET; this is encoded by the coding sequence ATGACAAGCAACACTAAGCAAAAATATACATATAAAGATATTAAAGCGACATATAAAACCGCAGATGCTGTGTGGACCGTCTTTGCAGTGGATCCTTTGGTAACTCCAATAATATATCTTGTTTCCAATTTTACAAAGCTTTCTCCAACTTTTTTCACATTCCTGGGTTTGTTTCTTTCAGCAATATCATCATCCTGCTTTATACAGGGAACAAAACCATATCTTATTGCAGGCGCTATTTTATTTGAACTCGCATTCTGGAGCGACTGCATAGATGGAAAATTAGCAAGACTAACCGGGAATTCCTCAGCAGGAGGAGCATTTTTCGAACTTCTTTTTGACCAGTTCCGGCTGCTGTTGATTGTTTTAGGAATCGCATATGGACAGTTCAGGATTACAGGGGATTATGTTATAATAATAATGAGCCTTGTATATATCATATTTCATTTCTTCTGGATGTCTTTATGGTATATTTATACAAAAGCAAACAAGATACGGCTGCTAAAATATAACCCCAGTTATACTGAAGATCCCACATTGTCTTTCAAAAAGAAGCTTATAATGAAAAATATCAAGCCAAAAGGATTAAGAAATATTATTGGCTTCTATGCTCTGAAGCACAGAGTCCTCTCAAGATATAGCTCTGTAGAGATAGACACTATTGTATTTATATTCGCACCTATATTCCTTGAACCAAAAACAGGATTTATCATTGGCATAATTTTATGGACTGCTTTAACTATTTTCAAAGTACTGGATTTCAGCTTAACCATAAACAAACCGCCTAAGTTCATGGATGAATCTGAAACCTGA
- a CDS encoding glycosyltransferase family 2 protein: MNKKILVSVIVCTYNRAQLFKNFLESFFSQEGDFPDCELIIVDNNSRDETKKVCEEYETNKKINVKYLFETKQGLSYARNLAVQNASGDVLAFIDDDVSVDSKWLNMVKKLSDSYMQYAAFGGKIVPLWENMKPKWVSFEGKYPVIQSVFPSHDYGDEICEYPIKTQKNPIGANMIFRKFVFEKYGYFREDLGVYGTQNKSCGLCEDTEFVWRILGKGEKALYYPPAVIYHYVPSERSSKTYIKNWYYRLGGSLTRIKHNYYDKENYVRLWGTPLWAFRKLVKPAFLLIFSGNSEKRFFYKLYFYRMLGSISEFSYHFMNKEKRT; this comes from the coding sequence ATGAATAAAAAAATCTTGGTAAGCGTCATTGTCTGCACATATAACCGCGCACAGCTTTTCAAAAACTTCCTTGAATCTTTTTTCTCTCAGGAAGGGGATTTCCCTGACTGCGAACTTATTATAGTTGATAACAATTCAAGAGATGAGACCAAAAAAGTCTGTGAGGAATACGAGACGAACAAGAAGATAAATGTGAAATACCTGTTTGAAACAAAGCAGGGTCTCTCCTATGCAAGGAACCTGGCGGTACAAAATGCCTCAGGTGATGTATTGGCTTTTATAGATGATGATGTATCGGTTGACAGTAAGTGGCTTAATATGGTGAAAAAACTTTCGGATTCCTACATGCAATATGCTGCTTTCGGAGGCAAAATAGTTCCTCTATGGGAAAATATGAAACCAAAATGGGTCAGCTTTGAAGGGAAATATCCGGTAATCCAGAGTGTCTTTCCTTCCCATGATTACGGAGATGAGATATGTGAATACCCTATAAAAACCCAGAAAAATCCAATAGGTGCCAATATGATATTCAGGAAGTTTGTATTTGAAAAATACGGATATTTCAGAGAAGATCTTGGCGTTTACGGCACTCAGAATAAAAGTTGCGGATTATGTGAAGATACTGAATTTGTATGGAGGATCTTGGGTAAAGGAGAAAAAGCCCTTTATTATCCTCCTGCAGTTATTTATCACTATGTACCTTCAGAGCGCTCATCCAAAACATATATAAAGAACTGGTATTACCGTTTGGGTGGTTCATTAACGCGGATAAAGCACAACTACTATGACAAGGAAAACTATGTAAGGCTTTGGGGAACGCCGCTTTGGGCTTTTAGAAAACTTGTTAAGCCGGCTTTTTTACTTATATTTTCCGGAAACTCTGAAAAAAGATTTTTCTACAAGCTATATTTCTATAGAATGCTTGGGAGTATATCAGAGTTTTCTTACCATTTCATGAATAAAGAAAAAAGAACATAA
- a CDS encoding sulfatase-like hydrolase/transferase, with protein sequence MNVKKVVGRILNIVSAVLIIALIYSIFSNGDNLKLLGIKISLSYANIIRVVAVVLLIRQLISGNGLWLYNVIRKTCEPFVAGLNNIYINIFTGGLLFLIGGIMLGVYDALYDPQIFQMVHFTAITPDWDIIITRILFLFLCYSISFFIVGAVLSWLLAFKIKNGKEINIVFHLSFLTFAFVSALPKFSLISLEPYGPLSFAAIAIYIIFSFAMMFFLAKFIFSHNKLKVILAVLAIVLIPCAYIAASYVGRIHLEEEAKKPHKRIILITMDTTRGDHLSIPGYNYNKETTPELKKIASEGIIFAKAYTDMPTTDPAHTSIMTGAYPRTHGLLKNGMDVSNPSLSYLQDWFRKNGVATAAITSRVLLYPEALGWPAFDYENYPFNSMKDKTKMKHEEFNAHNAYNRAKVWIDRNYDKDFFMWVHFWDPHWPYVPPKKYNSKFNSGFKGYIKKNKDHGFINDKKKFSIERTDYMSSLYDGEINYTDLYVSRLVRYIEKKIPQESGAPLIIITADHGEALNELLDKFNYVYDHGETLNSGNMYIPLIIKWDGMLKGGRVVDELVESVDIAPTITDLFGGRGEFKCDGKSFAPLLRGEQYLPKEALFGQRRDFDEKQKVQFLKVPEYSVTTKDWRLLINEIRGIELFDAKTDRYEVNNVADKHSDVVANLTGKLEEWKNKYKPAQVKPGKKVSDEKAKVLKSLGYVQ encoded by the coding sequence ATGAATGTCAAAAAAGTTGTAGGTAGAATTTTAAACATCGTTAGTGCTGTTTTAATTATTGCCCTAATCTATAGTATTTTCAGTAATGGTGACAATTTAAAGCTATTGGGAATTAAGATTAGTTTATCTTACGCAAACATAATCAGGGTAGTTGCAGTTGTTTTACTGATTAGACAATTGATCTCAGGTAATGGTTTATGGCTTTACAATGTAATAAGAAAGACATGCGAGCCATTCGTTGCTGGATTAAATAACATATATATCAATATTTTTACAGGAGGACTTCTTTTCCTTATCGGCGGGATTATGTTGGGAGTCTATGACGCTCTCTATGACCCGCAAATCTTCCAGATGGTCCATTTCACAGCTATCACACCTGACTGGGATATAATAATAACAAGGATCCTTTTTCTTTTTCTCTGTTATTCTATATCGTTTTTTATAGTAGGAGCGGTTCTGTCGTGGCTCCTGGCGTTTAAAATTAAAAATGGGAAAGAAATAAATATTGTATTTCATCTTTCTTTTTTAACTTTTGCCTTTGTTTCTGCATTACCTAAATTTTCACTAATCAGTCTTGAACCCTATGGCCCGCTGTCTTTTGCCGCTATAGCCATATATATAATTTTTTCCTTCGCAATGATGTTTTTTCTGGCTAAATTTATTTTTAGCCATAATAAGCTAAAAGTTATTTTAGCAGTGCTCGCAATTGTATTGATTCCCTGTGCATATATTGCTGCTTCTTATGTTGGCAGAATTCATTTAGAAGAAGAGGCAAAGAAACCTCACAAACGCATTATTCTTATTACAATGGATACAACAAGAGGTGATCATCTAAGCATCCCCGGATATAATTACAATAAAGAAACAACTCCGGAACTTAAAAAAATAGCAAGTGAGGGTATAATATTTGCTAAGGCTTATACAGATATGCCTACAACCGATCCAGCCCATACATCCATTATGACAGGGGCATATCCGAGGACGCACGGTCTTTTGAAAAATGGGATGGATGTTTCAAACCCTTCTCTTAGTTACCTGCAGGATTGGTTTAGAAAGAACGGAGTTGCAACTGCGGCGATTACGAGCAGGGTATTGCTTTATCCGGAGGCTCTCGGCTGGCCTGCATTTGATTATGAAAACTATCCTTTCAACAGCATGAAGGATAAAACCAAAATGAAGCATGAGGAATTTAACGCACACAATGCTTACAACCGTGCAAAGGTATGGATAGACAGAAATTATGACAAGGATTTTTTTATGTGGGTTCATTTCTGGGATCCTCACTGGCCATATGTTCCTCCAAAGAAATACAATTCAAAATTCAATTCCGGTTTTAAGGGTTATATTAAAAAAAATAAAGACCACGGCTTCATAAACGACAAGAAAAAATTCTCGATTGAGCGAACTGATTATATGAGCTCTCTCTACGACGGGGAAATAAACTATACTGATTTATATGTCAGCAGGCTTGTAAGGTATATTGAAAAGAAAATCCCGCAAGAATCCGGAGCGCCATTAATAATAATTACTGCTGACCATGGAGAGGCCCTTAATGAACTGCTGGATAAATTCAATTATGTTTATGACCATGGTGAAACTCTGAATTCAGGGAATATGTATATCCCTCTTATCATAAAATGGGATGGTATGCTTAAGGGGGGAAGAGTTGTCGATGAGCTTGTTGAAAGTGTTGATATTGCTCCAACTATTACTGATTTGTTTGGCGGGCGCGGCGAATTCAAATGTGATGGAAAAAGCTTTGCTCCTCTTCTTCGTGGAGAACAGTATTTGCCAAAGGAAGCGCTTTTTGGCCAGAGACGTGACTTTGACGAAAAACAGAAAGTCCAGTTTTTAAAAGTTCCTGAATATTCAGTTACGACAAAAGATTGGAGGCTTTTAATAAATGAAATACGCGGTATTGAACTTTTTGATGCAAAGACTGACAGGTACGAAGTGAACAATGTAGCTGATAAACATTCTGATGTTGTAGCGAATCTTACCGGCAAACTTGAGGAATGGAAAAATAAATATAAACCTGCACAAGTAAAACCCGGCAAAAAAGTTTCAGACGAAAAGGCAAAGGTGCTCAAATCGCTTGGATATGTTCAGTAA
- a CDS encoding Ig-like domain-containing protein has product MNKSWKIIFTLGLLLCVNSLFVYNAESKVKSVSIKAGPSSVQIGNTLQFNAVVKRTGKTSKDVTWSISGIDGIDNGTIDETGLYTAPSAITYTKVIAEELGVTSTVEVQAIDVKIKATSVANNSKTASKKVTVYNFPAVLNVSVKPSSFNILFNKKQTLTASVTKKGSASSDVTWHLLLNGEEPDGDKAGKIKPSSGKKVTYTAPSSKPKGDITIVARSEFDKTREGVSTVKVIDKLILSGIEPLVNLGTVTIGQDLNYNRQFSVLSSSGDGIGWQVSKIPSWINIDPISDTTPSSNVTLSIIDTGTLQPGQNIGEIVFKSTKKGVRSAKLQVIINAVLPTEP; this is encoded by the coding sequence ATGAATAAATCATGGAAGATTATTTTTACTTTGGGTTTGCTCTTATGTGTAAATTCTCTTTTTGTTTATAATGCAGAATCAAAGGTTAAATCAGTTTCTATTAAAGCAGGACCTTCAAGCGTTCAAATTGGGAATACTTTGCAATTTAACGCTGTTGTAAAGAGAACAGGAAAAACTTCCAAAGACGTTACATGGTCAATAAGCGGCATTGATGGCATAGATAATGGAACTATAGATGAAACAGGACTGTATACAGCTCCGTCAGCAATTACTTACACAAAAGTTATAGCTGAAGAGCTTGGTGTTACTTCTACTGTTGAAGTACAAGCAATTGATGTTAAGATCAAGGCTACAAGTGTTGCTAACAACTCTAAGACTGCTTCAAAGAAGGTGACAGTATATAATTTTCCGGCTGTGCTTAATGTGTCTGTTAAGCCATCTAGTTTTAACATCTTGTTTAATAAGAAACAGACATTAACGGCTTCAGTTACTAAGAAAGGAAGTGCTAGCTCTGATGTTACGTGGCATCTCCTTTTAAATGGAGAAGAACCAGATGGTGATAAAGCAGGTAAGATAAAACCATCGTCTGGGAAAAAAGTAACTTATACAGCTCCTTCTTCAAAACCTAAAGGTGATATTACTATCGTTGCGAGAAGTGAGTTTGATAAAACCAGGGAAGGTGTTTCAACGGTTAAGGTAATTGATAAACTAATACTTTCTGGAATAGAACCTCTCGTTAATCTTGGAACTGTTACAATCGGTCAGGATTTAAATTATAACCGTCAGTTTTCTGTACTGTCTAGTTCAGGAGATGGAATAGGATGGCAGGTTTCAAAGATTCCTTCATGGATAAACATTGATCCTATCAGCGATACGACACCATCATCCAATGTGACTCTTTCTATCATCGATACGGGGACACTTCAACCAGGACAAAACATAGGGGAGATAGTTTTTAAGAGTACGAAGAAAGGAGTGAGGTCTGCAAAGTTGCAAGTCATTATAAATGCAGTTTTGCCGACGGAACCTTAG
- a CDS encoding pyridoxamine 5'-phosphate oxidase family protein: MARVTVAKATEFEIAAFQKSGIELKNPTAEEVEKVIKHYLAANNVLHLATCKDNIPRSTPLEYHSEGMNVYIISEGGGKFANLKDNPKVSYSIASVYKPLEDFFSARGLQVWGTAEVCTRDSNPSVFEEGLRVIKPENVLKQLGITELPKSFNYKLIKIVPDKATYQHLRAGYRYVTWYRE, from the coding sequence ATGGCCCGTGTTACTGTTGCAAAAGCTACTGAATTTGAAATTGCGGCATTTCAAAAAAGCGGAATTGAACTTAAAAATCCTACGGCTGAAGAGGTAGAAAAGGTAATTAAACATTATCTTGCAGCAAATAATGTACTTCATCTTGCAACCTGCAAGGATAATATTCCACGTTCGACGCCTCTTGAATATCATAGCGAAGGGATGAATGTTTATATAATCTCTGAGGGAGGCGGGAAATTTGCAAATCTGAAGGATAATCCAAAGGTTTCATATTCCATTGCTTCAGTTTATAAACCTCTTGAAGATTTTTTTAGTGCAAGAGGACTTCAGGTATGGGGTACTGCGGAAGTTTGCACCAGAGATTCAAACCCTTCTGTATTCGAAGAGGGTTTAAGAGTTATAAAACCGGAAAATGTTTTAAAGCAGTTAGGTATTACGGAATTGCCCAAGAGTTTTAATTACAAACTTATAAAAATCGTACCTGATAAAGCTACTTACCAGCATCTCAGAGCTGGTTACAGGTATGTCACATGGTATAGGGAGTAA
- a CDS encoding ABC transporter permease, translated as MNVFSRIKMLIKYNDLLRIIVTANLKEKYLGSVLGYFWSLLEPLLSMLIYLFVFSVIVKFKVENYSVFLLTGILSWNFLQISTTTGVTSLTRNFNLIRKVKMPRELFPLADVIARMIELLLSLIFLLLFIMYYQVSFTANIFLFPLILFFQFLFIYGVCLFISHLNVLFTDVQRLQGVIMRLWFYLTPVIYPYSKVPAKIYHYYMLNPMAVFVSLYRTVFLGTPPPEMQYMIFTGVVTLLIYFSGMAFFLRNERIMLKFI; from the coding sequence ATGAATGTGTTTTCAAGAATAAAGATGCTCATCAAATATAATGACCTTCTGAGGATCATAGTTACTGCAAACCTCAAGGAAAAGTATCTGGGGTCAGTTCTTGGTTATTTCTGGTCACTGCTTGAGCCTCTTTTGAGCATGTTGATTTATTTGTTTGTGTTCTCTGTGATCGTGAAATTTAAAGTTGAGAATTATTCGGTTTTTCTTCTTACAGGGATACTTTCATGGAATTTCCTTCAAATATCCACAACTACAGGAGTTACTTCGCTGACGAGGAATTTTAATCTCATAAGAAAAGTAAAAATGCCGCGGGAACTATTCCCTCTTGCAGATGTGATTGCGAGAATGATTGAACTTTTGCTAAGTCTTATCTTTCTCCTTCTTTTCATCATGTACTATCAAGTTTCATTTACGGCAAATATATTCCTTTTTCCGCTTATCCTTTTTTTCCAGTTTCTTTTTATTTACGGTGTATGTTTATTTATTTCGCATCTAAACGTTCTATTTACTGATGTGCAGAGGTTGCAAGGTGTTATTATGAGGTTATGGTTTTATCTCACCCCGGTTATTTATCCATACTCTAAAGTACCTGCAAAAATATACCATTATTATATGCTCAATCCAATGGCCGTCTTTGTGAGTCTTTACAGGACGGTATTTCTCGGTACACCACCTCCTGAAATGCAATATATGATTTTTACCGGAGTTGTGACCCTCCTGATATATTTCAGCGGCATGGCTTTCTTCTTAAGAAATGAAAGAATAATGCTTAAATTTATATGA
- a CDS encoding sulfurtransferase TusA family protein: MNPKRKGKKDLLITDTIDITKDTCPITFVKTKLKLESLSEGDVLEVFLKEGEPVKNVPRSVQEEGHKVLTLEPHNGDIYRLVIQKQ, from the coding sequence ATGAATCCAAAAAGGAAAGGTAAAAAGGACTTGTTAATAACAGACACAATAGATATTACAAAAGATACATGTCCGATTACTTTTGTGAAAACGAAGCTCAAACTGGAAAGCCTTAGCGAAGGCGATGTGTTAGAAGTCTTCCTCAAAGAAGGTGAGCCGGTAAAGAATGTACCACGGAGCGTTCAGGAAGAAGGGCATAAGGTTTTAACATTGGAACCTCATAATGGCGATATATACCGCCTTGTAATACAAAAACAGTAA
- the greA gene encoding transcription elongation factor GreA, which yields MRKPITKKGYEELQKRLELLEKVDRPKIVQDIVEARAHGDIKENAEYHSAKEKQSFIEGRINELRGALSSSQIIDTKGLDSESVIFGATVDLINVDSGEKRVYTLVGEYETDIERGLISINSPIARALLKREIGEVVKVNAPGGIFEYEIKNIYFGE from the coding sequence ATGAGGAAACCTATAACAAAAAAAGGGTACGAGGAACTTCAAAAAAGGCTTGAACTGCTGGAAAAAGTTGATCGTCCGAAGATTGTTCAGGATATCGTTGAAGCAAGAGCTCATGGAGATATAAAAGAAAATGCGGAATACCATTCGGCAAAAGAAAAACAGTCTTTTATCGAAGGAAGAATAAATGAACTTCGAGGAGCATTAAGCAGTTCTCAGATAATAGATACGAAAGGGCTCGATTCGGAGTCTGTTATATTTGGTGCGACTGTGGATCTCATAAATGTTGATAGCGGAGAGAAACGTGTTTATACACTTGTAGGTGAATATGAAACCGACATTGAGAGAGGACTAATATCCATTAATTCCCCAATAGCCAGAGCATTACTTAAACGGGAAATAGGAGAAGTTGTAAAAGTCAATGCTCCGGGGGGCATTTTTGAATATGAGATTAAAAATATATATTTTGGTGAATAA
- a CDS encoding helix-turn-helix transcriptional regulator — protein MKSNRKLRVIFVGDELKRFYPQINALNDQHEFFVEESGLCLEGALSVSNLSMIVFQKRVISDHCVECIKKIKSIIPQTVIVTLCEEIPKETLLNLFRHGVRDVLEQPFEKSIALERAINKISALFCNTPKNRERRYNYSSLRHLKEISINNNNTDNTDNLNLNDDNRIERAKAYIEDNYSDPLALADIAGIACISKFHFCRIFKKSEGICFKDYLNNVRIEKAKELLKDKKFSIAEVAFEVGFHSLSHFTSLFKDHLNVSPGNFRRIAFKILAVALFCENIEQILLSICP, from the coding sequence ATGAAAAGCAACAGAAAACTGCGGGTTATCTTTGTGGGAGATGAGCTTAAGAGATTTTATCCCCAGATAAATGCCTTGAATGACCAGCATGAATTTTTTGTTGAGGAAAGCGGTCTCTGTCTTGAAGGCGCTCTTTCTGTAAGCAATCTGTCTATGATAGTTTTTCAAAAGCGCGTTATATCTGACCATTGTGTTGAATGTATTAAAAAGATTAAAAGCATTATTCCTCAGACAGTAATTGTTACACTATGTGAAGAAATCCCCAAGGAAACATTGTTAAATCTTTTCAGACATGGGGTAAGAGATGTTTTAGAGCAGCCTTTTGAAAAATCCATAGCCCTTGAAAGGGCTATCAACAAAATCAGCGCTCTTTTCTGTAACACTCCCAAAAACAGAGAGAGGAGATATAACTATTCTTCTCTGCGCCATCTTAAAGAGATATCAATAAATAATAATAACACAGACAATACAGATAACCTAAATCTAAATGATGATAATAGAATAGAGCGGGCAAAAGCTTATATTGAAGACAATTACAGCGATCCTCTTGCATTGGCTGATATTGCAGGTATTGCCTGCATAAGCAAATTTCATTTCTGCCGAATCTTTAAGAAGAGTGAAGGGATTTGTTTTAAGGACTATCTAAACAATGTAAGGATAGAGAAAGCCAAAGAGCTGTTAAAAGATAAAAAGTTTTCAATCGCAGAAGTTGCCTTTGAGGTAGGGTTTCACTCATTGTCTCATTTTACAAGTCTTTTCAAAGACCATCTGAATGTTTCTCCCGGGAACTTTAGGCGCATAGCGTTTAAAATACTGGCTGTAGCATTGTTCTGCGAGAACATAGAGCAAATCCTTTTATCAATCTGCCCATAA
- a CDS encoding sulfatase, translating into MKRNVKLLFIFFPILFSIVQCSPPKTNELNVIIISIDALRSDHISGYGYSRQTTPNIDAFLKKSTIFTEAVTTYPKTAASMASMLTGLYPYHHGVRKNAGDKLSKSINTLPQLLKDYGYTTAAFVSNVVLRAKLCGYNKGFDLYDDTLTSKELNRDFFERKADDMFATTSSWLKKNKDKKFFLWAHFIDPHGPYTPPAPYDTLFKASDKKPVDMNLIPAYQRIGNNNDANSYIDLYDGEIAYMDYNVGQLLKTIDDLGLKNKTIIIFTADHGESLGEHNDYFEHGRRVYESCVRIPLAINLQAIIPEGRKIDSEVQIIDIFPTILDMLNIRKADDIDGKSLLPVIREKNPVREYAFLESFNQYKPPTVPKNIAFYKAIRTPDWKFTVSIDKSGKIVNEELFNLKNDPDETKNIAEKNNNEKTTMRKEYDKMIDSQKKNLLERMLLLFGFGKEKKETVKSIEKNDIKALKSLGYVQ; encoded by the coding sequence ATGAAGCGGAATGTCAAATTGTTATTTATATTTTTTCCCATACTGTTCTCCATAGTTCAATGTTCTCCCCCAAAAACCAATGAGCTAAACGTTATAATAATATCAATTGATGCTCTCAGGAGTGATCATATATCAGGGTATGGATATAGCCGTCAAACTACCCCTAACATAGACGCTTTTCTCAAAAAATCAACAATATTCACTGAAGCTGTTACTACTTATCCCAAAACAGCAGCAAGCATGGCGTCAATGCTGACAGGTCTTTATCCTTATCATCATGGTGTAAGAAAGAATGCCGGCGACAAGCTGAGTAAAAGCATTAATACTCTTCCTCAATTATTAAAAGATTATGGATACACAACAGCCGCATTTGTAAGCAATGTTGTCCTCAGGGCGAAGTTGTGCGGATATAATAAAGGGTTTGATCTTTATGATGACACTTTAACTTCCAAGGAACTGAACAGAGATTTTTTTGAAAGAAAGGCTGATGATATGTTTGCAACCACATCATCCTGGCTTAAAAAAAACAAAGACAAGAAATTTTTCCTCTGGGCACATTTTATAGATCCCCATGGCCCCTATACTCCACCAGCGCCATATGACACGCTCTTTAAAGCTTCTGATAAAAAGCCGGTTGATATGAATCTTATACCTGCATATCAGAGAATTGGGAATAACAACGATGCAAATAGTTATATTGATCTTTACGATGGTGAAATAGCATATATGGACTATAACGTGGGACAGTTGTTGAAAACTATTGATGACCTTGGGTTGAAGAACAAGACTATCATAATATTCACTGCAGACCATGGAGAAAGCCTCGGCGAGCATAATGATTACTTCGAACATGGCAGGCGTGTTTATGAATCATGTGTCAGAATTCCATTGGCTATCAATCTCCAGGCAATTATTCCTGAAGGAAGGAAAATTGATAGCGAGGTGCAGATTATTGATATCTTCCCAACCATCCTTGATATGCTTAATATCAGAAAAGCTGATGACATTGACGGGAAAAGTCTGCTGCCGGTTATTAGAGAAAAGAATCCGGTTAGAGAATATGCTTTTCTGGAATCATTTAACCAGTACAAGCCGCCTACTGTTCCAAAAAACATCGCGTTTTATAAAGCCATCAGGACACCAGATTGGAAATTTACTGTCTCGATAGACAAGTCAGGTAAAATTGTAAACGAAGAATTATTTAATCTGAAAAATGACCCTGATGAAACTAAGAATATTGCTGAAAAAAACAATAATGAAAAAACTACGATGAGAAAAGAATATGACAAAATGATTGATTCACAGAAAAAAAATCTGTTAGAAAGAATGCTTCTTTTATTTGGTTTTGGAAAAGAAAAGAAAGAAACTGTTAAATCCATAGAGAAGAACGATATAAAAGCTCTGAAGAGCCTTGGGTATGTTCAATAA